GAAGCCGGCGCCATTCCTCGTCGCTCTTGCTGACCTCGAAGCCCATCGGGGTCGTCCCTCCTTCGGCGACCTGTGTTAGGTCACCCAGCCTTCATGGGTTCGCAGATGGTCCCACAGCGACTTGCACCGGCGTGCTCCCGGAGGCCTCCTGTTTGCCCTCCGCGCTCATGACCCGGCAGATCAGCGTCCCCTGTCTAGGAGCTGTCGGCGTCCAGGGAACCGTGATGGTCTGCGATGCACCGGGGGCCAGCGCAGGCACCAACATCTCGCCGATCCAGCGGTTCGGATCGTAGTCCACGAGGCTGATCTCGACCGGGAGCTTCGTCGCCTTGCCATCACCGGTCACGATCTCCTCCGGCCGTGCCTGGCCGCCTCTAGTTGCGGTGAGCTGGAGGCGTGTCGGCTTGCGCGGGTCGATCTTCACCCACAGGTTCAGGCCGTCGCCGGTTCCGGCCTCTGCGAAGGTCTTCCAGTGGATGCGCCCGTTGCCCAGATCCTCGACGAGGTCGTCGCTCTCCAGATGAAACCCGGTCATGTAGTAGGCGCGGGCGTCCAGCACTCGCACTTCGCCCTCGCAGTCGCGGGCATCCTCTCCGCCGCCCCAGCGCACAAACACGTTCACCGTCTCGTCGTCCACCTTCCAGCGCCAGACCTGCAGGCCTGGTCGCGCCAGCAGCCCACCGATCCCCGAGGGCAGCGGCGGCTTCTCGCGGACAGTAACCCTCGCCGCCGGACCATCAAGCAGCACCTCCGCGGTGGCGGCTTCGGAGCGCACCTGTCCCGTGTTGGTCACTGTGGCCTGTATCGTGCTGCGGGTTCCGGCCACAGGCCCCGGCGTGCCGGGCATCACCTTGCTGACCTCCAGGTGGGGGAGAGGGCCGGTGTTGTGCACGAACACCGGCGACGACCATGCCAGTTGCCCATCGGTCTGGCGCGCCCGCACATAGAAGTAGCTCTCCGGACGGTCCAGCGCCGCAGGGACGAAGCTGAACTCGCAGTCGCGTCCGGTCGGGGTCTCGCTGCGGCACACCTTCCCGTCCCGCACCACTTCGACTGCCTCCAGCTTCGCCGTCCCATGCACCTCAATCGATAGCCGCGGTGGCTCCGCTGTGTCGAGGAGGCTACCCATCGGCTGATCGTTGGCGGTGAAGTCCATCACGATGTGGGCGCCGGTGGTTCCGTAGCAGCGTCGCGCCCGGAGCGCCTCGAAAAAGCCCTCGCGGTCGAAGGTCTTGGCATACACCGCTGCGAGGAAGCCCGCCTTGCCCGCATGGCCGGAGTGGTCGTCACTGGAGCACATGAACCCCAGACGCAGACCTCGATCTAGCGCATCCTGAGCGAACCCGCCCGGCAGCGAGGGCCCCATCGGCTTGTTGCCGCCATAGGGCCGAGGACCGCCCAAAACCTCCCCCGCGCCATGCTGTGAGCACATCTCCACCACAGGGATCAGCGTCGGGTCGATGCGCGTCCAGTCCGTCCCCCGCAGACCGATCGGATAGGCCGGATGGTGAGGGATGACGATGCAGTTCACGCCCTCCAGCATCTTGTACAGGTCCTCCGCTTCACCGCTTCGGGGTGCCCGGATCGGCTCGTCGTCTCGCAGGTAGTAGACGTTCTTGTCGC
This DNA window, taken from Armatimonadia bacterium, encodes the following:
- a CDS encoding CehA/McbA family metallohydrolase translates to APGLSPQAALVITYGDKSGGGPGGQIRGAEGEGLPVRMSSDSDGDSTFAPLAEYPRLTLVGGVASRLTVNAPSQAVVGRPVRVIVEASDARNQLASQNLPPVRLTGPGLAAPVLARFAEGQRGALPVEVVFSKPGIQRVSVQPLLSEGSAEPTTLKELVSGKVTPSEADPGFRPELVRVQIDAVAVRPGSSIRLLSTWRSTGEAAANRNYRMSCHLERRPAAGKAVVNWDHEPAVATKAWTPGTEITDEHTCGFPAEVPAGEYMLTLGLYVAPQPGQFEVAASYEVCMIRVGPEEPFLRTFPAGESNPVEVLAEEPPYRLLWGDLHCHTEHSADGSGTVTGLYEYARDVSGLEFCACADHAGPNFPPKEWAQIQQAAKTYNEPGRFVSILGYELSNMEHGDKNVYYLRDDEPIRAPRSGEAEDLYKMLEGVNCIVIPHHPAYPIGLRGTDWTRIDPTLIPVVEMCSQHGAGEVLGGPRPYGGNKPMGPSLPGGFAQDALDRGLRLGFMCSSDDHSGHAGKAGFLAAVYAKTFDREGFFEALRARRCYGTTGAHIVMDFTANDQPMGSLLDTAEPPRLSIEVHGTAKLEAVEVVRDGKVCRSETPTGRDCEFSFVPAALDRPESYFYVRARQTDGQLAWSSPVFVHNTGPLPHLEVSKVMPGTPGPVAGTRSTIQATVTNTGQVRSEAATAEVLLDGPAARVTVREKPPLPSGIGGLLARPGLQVWRWKVDDETVNVFVRWGGGEDARDCEGEVRVLDARAYYMTGFHLESDDLVEDLGNGRIHWKTFAEAGTGDGLNLWVKIDPRKPTRLQLTATRGGQARPEEIVTGDGKATKLPVEISLVDYDPNRWIGEMLVPALAPGASQTITVPWTPTAPRQGTLICRVMSAEGKQEASGSTPVQVAVGPSANP